One Vibrio pomeroyi genomic region harbors:
- a CDS encoding RecX family transcriptional regulator, translating to MDDSQQNPKTRNTTVRKATRIESVMNSAMWHLTQRDMTESELIAKLKVKTDNQDWINETLSNLKGYGYLKSDQDFAEQFAEQAFFGEFGSRYIVEKLKKKGLSDSIIADAIHKVSAEKNIDEQTILIARINNYYTSFTMSREKLVAALQKRGFSYQQVKIAIDQHPQAHELKSNIQIKADKADLEKEVLKYARKGKGLTAIQQELRQRQIDTTELSSLVDRLINEEQLDFYSSCLEQLQKKSYDLNDHKERSKAYAMLSRKGFSSDEIKFALSEGNE from the coding sequence ATGGATGATTCACAGCAAAACCCAAAAACGAGAAATACAACGGTAAGAAAAGCGACGCGAATCGAAAGTGTCATGAACTCTGCGATGTGGCATTTAACCCAAAGAGACATGACGGAAAGCGAGTTGATTGCGAAGTTGAAAGTGAAAACGGACAATCAAGATTGGATCAATGAAACCTTGAGCAACTTGAAAGGTTACGGCTATCTTAAATCCGACCAAGATTTCGCTGAGCAATTCGCAGAACAAGCCTTCTTCGGTGAATTTGGATCTCGATACATCGTAGAGAAATTGAAGAAGAAAGGACTCTCCGATTCAATTATTGCTGATGCCATTCACAAGGTTTCTGCTGAAAAAAATATCGACGAACAGACTATATTGATAGCGCGAATCAACAACTACTACACAAGCTTTACCATGAGCCGTGAAAAGCTGGTGGCTGCACTGCAAAAGCGTGGCTTTAGTTACCAGCAGGTGAAAATCGCCATCGATCAGCATCCACAAGCGCACGAACTGAAAAGTAATATCCAAATTAAGGCCGACAAAGCGGATTTGGAGAAAGAAGTGCTCAAGTACGCTCGTAAAGGGAAAGGCTTAACTGCTATCCAACAAGAACTAAGACAGCGACAAATCGATACCACTGAGCTTTCATCGTTGGTTGACCGATTGATCAACGAAGAGCAATTGGACTTTTACTCTTCTTGTTTGGAACAGCTTCAGAAAAAATCTTATGACCTTAATGATCACAAGGAACGTTCGAAGGCCTACGCCATGTTGAGCCGCAAAGGCTTTTCATCCGATGAGATTAAATTTGCGCTGAGTGAAGGCAACGAATAA
- a CDS encoding response regulator transcription factor, whose amino-acid sequence MNASKQSFEQLLMSQSATLINSDPRDFNATWSTASFDVLDWFDIDRLTLYPNSMVLLEDGKTCSVSKSHIPSINKRDFVGCNHLEYLKLLKTSETYLEFSEAQLAISQNDVLSQIHKQGGKWHCIIPLQLFNQRWGALSFTNFHDNKNTLGFEDIKRLKLVCEMWLCYWQHSTLARTLNQSENLWEDDSDKLLLLTKKQTTVLSLIAQGFTAKECADRLHLSPRTIESHKYRMLGLMELNNHNELVQFALRNGLGITENQHTTR is encoded by the coding sequence GTGAACGCCTCTAAACAGAGCTTTGAACAATTGTTGATGAGTCAGTCTGCAACCTTGATCAATAGTGACCCAAGGGATTTTAACGCGACTTGGTCCACTGCAAGCTTTGATGTTCTAGACTGGTTCGATATCGATAGGCTCACGCTTTACCCAAATTCGATGGTGTTACTGGAAGATGGGAAAACCTGTTCAGTTTCCAAATCGCACATCCCTTCAATCAACAAAAGAGACTTTGTTGGCTGTAACCACCTTGAGTACCTAAAGCTTCTTAAAACGTCTGAAACCTACTTGGAGTTTTCAGAGGCACAACTCGCGATCAGCCAAAACGATGTGTTGAGTCAAATACACAAACAAGGTGGAAAATGGCACTGTATTATCCCTCTGCAACTGTTTAATCAACGCTGGGGCGCCCTCTCTTTTACCAACTTTCATGACAACAAAAACACCTTGGGTTTCGAAGACATCAAACGACTGAAACTAGTCTGTGAAATGTGGCTTTGTTATTGGCAGCATTCAACCTTAGCGAGGACGCTGAATCAAAGCGAAAACTTGTGGGAGGATGATAGCGATAAATTGCTGTTACTTACGAAGAAGCAAACCACGGTGCTTTCTCTGATTGCTCAGGGGTTTACCGCCAAAGAGTGTGCCGATAGGTTGCACTTGAGCCCACGTACCATTGAATCCCATAAATACAGAATGCTTGGACTAATGGAGCTCAATAATCACAACGAGTTAGTGCAGTTCGCTTTACGTAACGGCTTAGGCATCACTGAAAACCAACACACCACTCGTTAA
- a CDS encoding DUF3187 family protein, translating to MLTFPSAIASPMFVYAQSPIHSNVLSTQLRSAQPNRAGTIEFKSSYTQASIWAHTEAYSLDYYQNQSNIAVEWQASPIWKTELDYRVVTAKDNGLDSFVMGFHDLFGIGQNGRDEVAEDQFTMDFHNAGVHVSDFEGDDLTNALTFYNELLLYSRGPMSLSAGGSLYYNNVRSGQFARTSFEQGVQLNYSYITPKHSIFSTVGLVHRNGDNSFVGLEDLSFENVSASWAIGYEYRLNQRHSLLIESLNYQGWASNDPDFSEPSNEVVVGYRYRLHQLAIEALMIENIRNMDNSTDIGFTLGLRFLI from the coding sequence ATCCTCACTTTTCCTAGTGCCATAGCGTCGCCAATGTTTGTTTACGCACAGTCTCCGATTCATTCAAACGTTCTATCAACTCAGCTGCGTTCAGCCCAACCGAATAGAGCCGGCACGATAGAGTTCAAGTCATCTTACACACAGGCCAGTATATGGGCTCATACGGAAGCCTATTCTCTAGACTACTACCAAAACCAATCCAATATTGCTGTTGAGTGGCAAGCGTCTCCTATCTGGAAAACGGAACTGGATTATCGTGTCGTTACGGCAAAAGATAACGGCTTAGATAGCTTTGTGATGGGGTTTCATGATCTATTTGGCATTGGGCAAAACGGTCGTGATGAGGTCGCAGAAGATCAATTCACCATGGACTTTCATAATGCTGGCGTTCATGTCTCTGATTTTGAAGGTGATGACTTAACCAATGCGCTGACTTTTTACAATGAGCTGTTGCTGTATTCCAGAGGGCCTATGTCGCTCTCTGCTGGTGGTTCTTTGTACTACAACAACGTAAGAAGTGGCCAATTTGCGAGAACAAGTTTTGAGCAAGGCGTTCAACTTAACTACAGCTATATCACACCCAAACACAGTATTTTTTCGACCGTCGGTTTAGTACATCGAAATGGCGATAATTCCTTTGTTGGTCTAGAAGACTTAAGTTTTGAAAACGTAAGCGCGAGTTGGGCGATAGGGTATGAGTATCGATTGAATCAGCGTCATAGTTTGCTTATTGAATCTCTCAACTATCAAGGGTGGGCGAGCAACGATCCAGATTTTTCTGAACCTTCCAACGAAGTGGTCGTGGGTTACCGTTATCGCCTACATCAACTTGCGATTGAGGCTTTGATGATCGAAAACATCCGTAACATGGACAACAGTACCGACATCGGGTTTACGCTCGGGCTGCGCTTCTTAATATAA
- a CDS encoding porin: protein MKKTLVALAIASISTSAFAVNTSSQNSQNEEMFAFDSMHKDQFSVAGSFGVGGYYDTGSKAFYDDWATGLTLAVSYRNNRFVGYFETDMMLQYTTDDNVAANDAATSAWVNGIDTGPATDVDKAWLGFDTGYGIASFGWENDTALDKVDGAGDNTYEFGASAGDASDAFNVVKFQGATSGIAYGISYFETKDSRNDDNFDKGVNGYIGLEQEVFNLYTGYENRDYEDDFEVYTVTGNVKVGALKLGVNSWIEESDSEKNTGYYLSGGFTVSEDLTLAAGYASSNNELDGQADVDASYINIAAMYRIAENADMGIDIKQDIEGSRIGSTGMQYDEETHVFAAAYYYF, encoded by the coding sequence ATGAAAAAAACATTAGTAGCACTTGCGATTGCAAGCATTTCAACTTCAGCATTCGCTGTAAACACAAGCAGCCAAAACAGCCAGAATGAAGAGATGTTTGCTTTTGATTCTATGCACAAAGATCAATTCTCAGTAGCAGGTTCTTTCGGTGTTGGTGGTTACTACGACACAGGTTCTAAAGCATTTTACGATGATTGGGCGACAGGCCTAACGCTTGCGGTAAGTTACCGTAACAACCGTTTTGTTGGTTACTTCGAAACGGACATGATGCTTCAGTACACGACCGACGATAACGTTGCAGCGAACGACGCAGCGACATCTGCTTGGGTAAACGGTATTGATACTGGCCCTGCGACAGACGTAGATAAAGCGTGGTTGGGTTTTGACACTGGTTACGGTATTGCTTCATTTGGTTGGGAAAATGACACGGCGCTAGATAAAGTCGACGGCGCAGGCGACAACACTTACGAGTTTGGTGCTTCTGCTGGCGATGCTTCTGATGCATTCAACGTAGTTAAGTTCCAAGGTGCAACAAGCGGTATCGCTTACGGTATCTCTTACTTTGAAACGAAAGACTCTCGCAACGATGATAATTTCGACAAAGGTGTGAACGGCTACATCGGTCTAGAGCAAGAAGTATTCAACCTATACACTGGTTACGAGAACCGTGACTACGAAGATGATTTCGAAGTTTACACAGTGACAGGTAACGTTAAGGTTGGCGCGCTTAAGCTAGGTGTGAACTCTTGGATTGAAGAGAGTGATTCTGAGAAAAACACAGGTTACTACCTATCAGGTGGCTTCACAGTTTCTGAAGACCTAACGCTTGCTGCTGGTTACGCATCTAGCAACAACGAACTTGACGGACAAGCGGATGTAGATGCTTCTTACATCAACATCGCAGCAATGTACCGTATCGCCGAAAATGCAGACATGGGCATCGATATCAAACAAGACATTGAAGGCTCTCGCATTGGTTCAACTGGTATGCAATACGACGAAGAAACACACGTATTCGCAGCAGCTTACTACTACTTCTAA
- a CDS encoding M3 family metallopeptidase, producing the protein MTATNYLNELNQKYLATHKAKEDFFWDTYMGISDDHDGSTQAQTQWTEFLSAAEQITAIEKHISAIDEIQDVQEKESTLTGLNGWLATFRSHAIESQQSQALKADLIKFEAELFEKKQNHVMTYVNEAGEETEGSLPVLGSTVRTNNNEKVRLSAHQALLGLEQWLLANGFIELIQKRNQFAQSLGFKTFFDYSVVKTEQMTTEQLFTILDDFEARTRDSHQKSLTNLAQQKDTSALEAHNFTYSFAGDVMNDLDPYVPFSKSLRRWIESFGRLNIEYSQATLKLDLLDRKGKYPNGFCHGPIPSFYDQGEWVAAQVNFTSNAKPDQIGSGYDGINTLFHEGGHAAHFANVKMNAPCFSQEFAPTSMAYAETQSMFCDSLLNDADWLKQYALNSEGQAVPDELIKAIIDNKQPFRAYQERSILVVPYFERALYEMADEDLTPEKITALARNSEKKILGLDCSPRPLMAIPHLLSDEASCAYQGYLLAHMAVYQTRAYFTEKFGYLTDNPEIGPLLAEHYWHQGNSVNHNATIQSLTGEGFNAKYLADECNLSPEQAWAIEEQKIKKLASRERAQVADLNAKISIVDGATELANNAKSNDQMCDDFEQFIVEQYGR; encoded by the coding sequence ATGACTGCTACGAACTATCTCAACGAATTGAATCAAAAGTATCTTGCGACTCATAAAGCAAAAGAAGACTTCTTTTGGGATACTTACATGGGAATAAGTGACGACCATGATGGCTCGACACAAGCGCAAACTCAGTGGACCGAGTTTCTTAGTGCAGCTGAACAAATTACGGCTATCGAAAAGCACATTTCTGCCATTGACGAGATTCAAGACGTTCAAGAAAAAGAGAGCACGTTAACAGGGCTAAATGGCTGGTTAGCCACCTTTAGATCTCACGCTATCGAATCCCAACAATCTCAGGCGCTAAAAGCAGACCTCATCAAGTTCGAAGCAGAGCTGTTTGAGAAAAAACAGAATCACGTGATGACGTACGTTAATGAAGCGGGTGAGGAAACAGAAGGATCGTTACCGGTTCTCGGTTCAACAGTAAGAACCAATAACAATGAAAAAGTGAGGCTTTCGGCGCATCAAGCACTATTAGGACTTGAACAATGGCTTCTGGCTAATGGTTTCATTGAGCTCATCCAAAAGCGTAATCAATTTGCTCAATCACTGGGTTTTAAGACCTTTTTTGATTACTCAGTCGTGAAAACTGAACAGATGACGACCGAGCAGCTGTTTACGATTCTGGATGACTTTGAAGCTCGTACACGCGATAGCCATCAAAAAAGTCTAACGAACTTAGCTCAGCAGAAAGACACAAGTGCACTCGAAGCGCATAACTTTACCTACTCTTTTGCTGGTGACGTTATGAATGACTTAGACCCTTATGTTCCCTTTTCAAAATCACTGAGACGCTGGATAGAATCTTTCGGCCGACTGAACATCGAATACTCTCAAGCGACATTGAAATTGGATCTGCTTGATCGCAAAGGAAAATACCCAAATGGCTTCTGTCATGGGCCCATCCCTTCTTTCTATGACCAAGGTGAATGGGTTGCCGCTCAAGTGAACTTCACTAGCAACGCTAAACCCGATCAAATCGGCAGTGGTTATGATGGGATTAACACCTTGTTCCACGAAGGTGGTCACGCAGCTCATTTTGCCAACGTGAAAATGAACGCTCCTTGCTTCTCTCAAGAGTTCGCCCCAACGTCAATGGCATATGCGGAAACTCAATCGATGTTCTGCGATAGCTTGTTAAATGACGCCGATTGGCTAAAACAGTACGCGCTAAATTCAGAAGGCCAAGCTGTACCAGATGAATTGATCAAGGCCATCATTGATAACAAACAACCGTTCCGCGCTTACCAAGAACGCAGCATTCTTGTGGTTCCTTACTTTGAACGAGCTCTATACGAGATGGCTGATGAAGACCTGACGCCTGAAAAGATCACGGCGCTTGCTCGCAACAGTGAAAAGAAAATTCTAGGATTAGATTGCAGCCCTCGCCCACTGATGGCGATCCCGCACTTATTGTCTGATGAAGCATCTTGCGCATATCAAGGTTACTTGTTAGCTCATATGGCGGTGTACCAAACGCGTGCATATTTCACCGAGAAGTTTGGCTACTTAACAGATAACCCAGAGATCGGGCCTTTGTTGGCTGAGCACTATTGGCATCAAGGCAATAGCGTGAACCATAACGCGACAATACAAAGTCTTACTGGGGAAGGCTTCAATGCCAAATACCTTGCCGACGAGTGTAACTTATCACCAGAACAGGCATGGGCGATTGAAGAGCAAAAGATCAAAAAACTGGCTTCTCGTGAACGCGCACAAGTCGCTGATTTGAATGCGAAGATATCTATTGTCGACGGGGCAACTGAATTAGCGAATAACGCAAAGTCGAATGACCAAATGTGTGATGATTTTGAGCAGTTTATTGTAGAGCAATACGGGCGATAA